From the genome of Streptomyces sp. NBC_01304:
CCATGGGCGGCAAGGTCCCGGACGCCGTCGCCCGGCTCGCGGAGTCTCCCGAACTGCTCAACAACTTCCTGCAGTTGACCAAGGTCTTCGAGAGCTGCACCCTCGAACCGGTCGCCCGCGAGGTCGTCGTCATGACCGTCGCCACCCGCAACGACTGCCACATCTGCGTGACCATGCACACCGGCAAGCTCCGTCAGCTGGGCGCGGGCACGGACGTCATCACGGCCCTGCGCAAGGAGCAGCCGCTGGACGACGAACGACTGGAAGCCGTACGGCAGTTCACCCTCGAAGTCCTCGCCACCAACGGCGGCGTGGGCGACGACGAGCTCAAGGCCTTCCTGGCCCACGGCTACACCGAGCGCAACGCCCTGGAAGTCGTCCTCGGCATCGGCACGTACACGATGTCGACCCTCGCCAACCGCCTCGTCCGCGCCACCTGACCCCCGGCCTCAGGCGGCTTCGTACGGGCCGCCCAGTTCCCAGCCCTGGTACATCGCGTCGGCGAAGGCCGCCGCCAGTTTGTGCTCGCCGTCGGCGCTGGGATGCGTCCCGTCGTACGTGTCGAAATTGATGTCGTACGCCGCCGGGGGCGAGGCAAGCAGCAGCGGGGAGCGGTCCGTGTCCAGGTCGGCGACCAGCTTGGCCAGGAGCTCGTTGAAGCGGTCGACCTCGACGGCGAAGTCCGCGTCGGTGTCGGCGCGGGTGTTGGGGATGACCGGCAGGATCGCCATGGCCACCCGGGGGTTCGCGAGGCGGGCCTCGGCGATGAAGGCGCGGGCGTTCGCGGCGGTCTGCTCGGCGTCCGTGTAGAAGCCGAGGTCGATCAGGCCGAGCGAGATCAGGAGCAGGTCCGCGCGCTCGGCGCGGACGCTCTCGCCGATCAGCGGGGTCATGTGCAGCCAGCCCTCGCCCCAGCCCGCGAGGTGCTGCTGCGGGAAGTCAGGGTCGGCGTACTCGTAGGAGTCCGGGGCGCCGGTCGCCTGGTCGTAGAGCGCGGTGCGTGGGCCGACGATGCGGAAGGGGGCGCCGTAGGAGGTCCGCAGGTGCTGCCACATGCGGTGGCGCCAGGTGTGCTCGCCGGCGCTTCCGATGGTCTGCGAGTCGCCGACGAACATGATCCTGAGCATTCGCTCATCATCGTCGATCGGGGCCCTTGCCTGCGATGTGAGCCTGCGCACGCACGCGGTCGAGCCGGGTGGCAGGCTGGGGCCATGCGTTCACTCATGGGTGTGACCGGTGCTGCCGCCCTCGTCCTGCTGACGGCCGCGGGCCCCGCGGCCGCCGACGACGACGAGAGCTTCACGATCAAGGACCCGCGGATCACCGAGTCCAGCGGTCTCGCGGCGAGCAAGCAGCACCCCGGCATCTACTGGACGCACAACGACAGCGACGACGGCGCCTTCCTCTACGCCGTCGACGCGAAGACCGGCGACACCGTCGCCACCGTGACGATGCGGGGCGTCGGCGCCCCGCGCGACGTGGAGGCCGTGTCGATCGGCCCGGACGGGGACCTCTACGTCGGCGACATCGGCGACAACCTCGGCGGCAAGTGGGACCACGTGTGGATCTACCGCTTCCCCGAGCCCAAGGAGCTCAAGGACACCACGGTCAAGGCCACGCAGTACGACGTGAAGTACGAGGACGGGGCGCGCGACGCCGAGGCGCTGATGGTCCACCCGAAGACCGGGCGCGTGTACATCGCCGACAAGAAGCGGGACAGCGTCGGCGGGCTCTACGAGGGTCCCGCGGAGCTGAGCACGCGCGGCACCAACGTGTTCAAGCGCATGGCCGACATCGATCTGTGGACCACCGACGGCGCCTTCTCGCCGGACGGCAGGAAGCTCGTCCTGCGCAGCTACTTCGAGGCGGCCGGGTACGACTGGAACGACGGGAAGCCCAAACGCGCCGGCCGGGTCGACGTGCCGCTGCAGCGGCAGGGCGAGTCGGTGACGTACGCGGCCGACGGCAAGGCCCTGATGTTCGGGTCGGAGGGATCGGAGAGCGACGTGGAGCCGGTCGCCGTGGAGGGTGCGAGCGGCAACGGAGACTCCAACTCGCCCTCCAAGGGCGGCAGTTCCGGCGACGGCGGGGGCGGCGACAACTACAAGATGGGCGTCCTCGCCCTCGCCGTCGCGATCGTGGCGGCCTTCGGACTCAAGCGACTCTTCAGGAAGCGCTAGGGCCTGTCCGGCGGATCTTCGCGGAAGAGCCCGCGGCGTCTGGTGCGTGCTCTCGGCGTGCGCCCGGATCGCCCTCGTACTGGACGTACTTGGGTGATTCGGGCGTGCGGCGAGCGGGGGCACCCCCGGCCGGAGGCTGGGGGCGCGTGCCAGGCGTCGTGGGCCCGCGAAGATCCGCCGGACAGGCCCTAGGCGACCCGCCCCAGGGGGCTACTCGCCCAGCACCCGCACCTCGTAGTGCAGCGGGCGGTCCCGCCTGATCCTGCACGACAGCGGGACCAGGAAGCCGTGCATGACCGGGTACTTGCGGAGGATCGCCCGGCGCGCGCGGCGCTCCTCCTCGCCGCCTCGGTCGAGCAGCCGCACCCGGGCCTTGATCTCGGGTCCGGTCTGCACGCCGCGCATGGTCGAGGGGCAGATCTCCACCTCGGGGTTGTTCCGCATCCGCTTGACCTTCCAGGACTTGCCGTAGGTGCGGAAGTACGCGTGGTCGCCCTCGACCGCGATGTTCACGGGCGTACCGACGCCGGAGCCGTCCTTCTTGTGCGAGGTGAGGAGGACGGCGTACTGCTTGACGAAGGGTACGAGCGCGGGGCTCGGGCTTTCGCTGGGGTTCGTCATGCCATCCATCCATGCATGGAAGGGGCGTTCTGTCACTCTTCGCTGCGCTGTGAAACCAGTGCCTGGAAGCCGTCGATCAGAGCCTTCAGGCCGAACTCGAAGTGGTCGAAGTCCGTGCCGAAGGTGTCCTCGGAGAGCGAGGCCATCAGTGGGAACTCGCCGCTGAGCATGGCCTTTTCGAGGAAGGGCTGCTGGCGTCCCCAGAACTCCTCGTCGCTCAGACCGGTCTCCTTGACCGCCTCGGCCGCCTCCAGTTCCATGCGGGCGATGCCCTGCGTATAGCTCTGCACCGCGATGATCACGGAGATCAGCTCGGGGTCGCGCAGGCCCATCGTGCGCAGCGGTCCGAGCACTAGCTCCAGTCCGCGCAGCGCGCTCGGGCCGAGGACGGTGCGGGCCTGGTTGACCTTGAGCAGCCAGGGGTGGCGGCGGAACAGCGCGAGGTGTTCGCGGGCCAGGCACTCGATGGAGAGCCGCCAGTCCGCAGGCGCGGTCGCCGTGCCGTCGCCGAGGGACTCGCCCTGCACCCGGTCCAGCATCAGGTCGAGCAGCTCCGCCTTGCCGGGGATGTACCGGTACAGCGACATCGTGCCGGTGCCCAGCTCGGTGGAGAGCCGGCGCATCGAGACGGCGTCCAGGCCCTCGGCGTCGGCGAGCGCGACGGCCGTCGACACGATCCGGTCGAGGGTCAGGGCCGGCTTGGGGCCGCGGCTGGGCCGGGCGCCCGTGCCCCACAGGAGTTCCAGGCTGCGCGCGATGTCGCCGCTGCCGCTGGTTTCCGTGCCCTTCGTGCTGCTCATGGGAGGCAGCCTAGTCGCTTTCACAAAAACTGGGTACGGTGTACTCGTTATCGGGTACGGTGTACTCAGTTCGCCGCCCGGCAGGGGGTGGCGAGCGTGCCCAGGAGGAAAACGTGAACCCCGAGAACGGATACGCCGTGCAGGCCGAGGGCCTGCGCAAGACGTACCGGACCAAGCAGGAGACCAAGCACGCCCTCGACGGCTTCGACCTGACCGTCCACAAGGGCACCGTGCACGGACTGCTCGGGCCGAACGGCGCGGGCAAGACCACCGCCGTGCGGGTCCTCGCCACGCTGTTGAAGTTCGACGGCGGCCGGGCCCTGGTCGCGGGCCTCGACGTCGCGAAGGACCCCCGTGCGGTACGCCGCCGCATCGGTCTCACCGGGCAGTACGCGGCCGTCGACGAGACGCTCAGCGGGCGGCAGAACCTGGAGATGTTCGGCCGGCTCTTCCACCTCGGCGGGCGCCGGGCCCGGCTGCGGGCGGGCGAACTCCTGGAGCAGTTCGACCTGGTGGAGGCGGCCGGCAAGAACGCCGGGGACTACAGCGGCGGCATGCGGCGCCGCCTCGACCTCGCCGCCTCCATGATCCTCGCCCCCGAGGTGCTCTTCCTCGACGAGCCGACGACCGGCCTCGACCCGCGCGGCCGGGGCGAAGTCTGGGAAGCCGTACGGGCGTTGGTGGCCGGCGGCACCACGGTCCTGCTCACCACGCAGTACCTGGAGGAGGCCGACAAGCTCGCCTCCCGCATCACCGTCATCGACCAGGGCCGGGCCATCGCCGACGACACCCCCGACGGCCTCAAGAACCGCGTCGGCGGCGACCGCATAGAGGTCGTCGCCACCGAACCCGCCGACCTCGCGCGGATCGCCGAGGTCGTGGCCCGCGTCTGCAACGGCGTACCGGCGACCGACCGGCCCGAGCGCCGGGTGCACGCGCCCGTGCGGGACCGGGTGGCGGCCCTCACCGAAGTGGCCCGCACCCTGCAGGACGAGGGCATCCAGGTGGAGGACATCGGCCTGCGCAGGCCGAGCCTCGACGACGTGTTCCTGCGCCTTACCGGGCACCGTACGGACTCCACCGAGACGACAGGGACGGCAGGGACGGCAGTGGCGACAGCTACGACGCAGAAGGAAGAGGTCGCGGCATGAGCGCCGGACTGGAAGCCAAGCCCGTGGACGTGCGGCCCGTGGTCGACCTGGGTGTCGAGAGCGGCGACGAGCGGCGCGCCTACTGGGCCGTGGTCGACGCCTGGAACGTGGTGCGCCGCACCCTCACCCACTACCAGCGCCAACCCGTCCTGATCGTCTGGCAGTTGGGCTTCCCGATCATCTCGGTGCTGCTGTACGCGTACGTCTTCGGCGGCGCCATGAAGTCGCCCGGCGCGGAGAAGGGCGCCAGCTACCGGGACTTCCTGATGCCCGGCATGTTCGTGATGACGATGGCCTTCGGCCTGATGAACACGGCGACGAGCGTGGTG
Proteins encoded in this window:
- a CDS encoding WD40 repeat domain-containing protein; the protein is MRSLMGVTGAAALVLLTAAGPAAADDDESFTIKDPRITESSGLAASKQHPGIYWTHNDSDDGAFLYAVDAKTGDTVATVTMRGVGAPRDVEAVSIGPDGDLYVGDIGDNLGGKWDHVWIYRFPEPKELKDTTVKATQYDVKYEDGARDAEALMVHPKTGRVYIADKKRDSVGGLYEGPAELSTRGTNVFKRMADIDLWTTDGAFSPDGRKLVLRSYFEAAGYDWNDGKPKRAGRVDVPLQRQGESVTYAADGKALMFGSEGSESDVEPVAVEGASGNGDSNSPSKGGSSGDGGGGDNYKMGVLALAVAIVAAFGLKRLFRKR
- a CDS encoding carboxymuconolactone decarboxylase family protein — protein: MERVASTMGGKVPDAVARLAESPELLNNFLQLTKVFESCTLEPVAREVVVMTVATRNDCHICVTMHTGKLRQLGAGTDVITALRKEQPLDDERLEAVRQFTLEVLATNGGVGDDELKAFLAHGYTERNALEVVLGIGTYTMSTLANRLVRAT
- a CDS encoding PPOX class F420-dependent oxidoreductase — encoded protein: MTNPSESPSPALVPFVKQYAVLLTSHKKDGSGVGTPVNIAVEGDHAYFRTYGKSWKVKRMRNNPEVEICPSTMRGVQTGPEIKARVRLLDRGGEEERRARRAILRKYPVMHGFLVPLSCRIRRDRPLHYEVRVLGE
- a CDS encoding ATP-binding cassette domain-containing protein; its protein translation is MNPENGYAVQAEGLRKTYRTKQETKHALDGFDLTVHKGTVHGLLGPNGAGKTTAVRVLATLLKFDGGRALVAGLDVAKDPRAVRRRIGLTGQYAAVDETLSGRQNLEMFGRLFHLGGRRARLRAGELLEQFDLVEAAGKNAGDYSGGMRRRLDLAASMILAPEVLFLDEPTTGLDPRGRGEVWEAVRALVAGGTTVLLTTQYLEEADKLASRITVIDQGRAIADDTPDGLKNRVGGDRIEVVATEPADLARIAEVVARVCNGVPATDRPERRVHAPVRDRVAALTEVARTLQDEGIQVEDIGLRRPSLDDVFLRLTGHRTDSTETTGTAGTAVATATTQKEEVAA
- a CDS encoding SGNH/GDSL hydrolase family protein, coding for MLRIMFVGDSQTIGSAGEHTWRHRMWQHLRTSYGAPFRIVGPRTALYDQATGAPDSYEYADPDFPQQHLAGWGEGWLHMTPLIGESVRAERADLLLISLGLIDLGFYTDAEQTAANARAFIAEARLANPRVAMAILPVIPNTRADTDADFAVEVDRFNELLAKLVADLDTDRSPLLLASPPAAYDINFDTYDGTHPSADGEHKLAAAFADAMYQGWELGGPYEAA
- a CDS encoding TetR/AcrR family transcriptional regulator — protein: MSSTKGTETSGSGDIARSLELLWGTGARPSRGPKPALTLDRIVSTAVALADAEGLDAVSMRRLSTELGTGTMSLYRYIPGKAELLDLMLDRVQGESLGDGTATAPADWRLSIECLAREHLALFRRHPWLLKVNQARTVLGPSALRGLELVLGPLRTMGLRDPELISVIIAVQSYTQGIARMELEAAEAVKETGLSDEEFWGRQQPFLEKAMLSGEFPLMASLSEDTFGTDFDHFEFGLKALIDGFQALVSQRSEE